A single region of the candidate division WOR-3 bacterium genome encodes:
- a CDS encoding PCI domain-containing protein — protein MIIIRYVERGLFLIYFAYLLFQVIWIIRTESLIKAFQMPLFYDFIWFLILFAIVDALIGYFQSFLMNSIKKADETIIGTISSYNNRLTLGELATKFKMSEEDLEKIFANINMQGEYSIRIDKETRIVSVVPVVSLVGAETKEEKLQRLEELFKEGKISERTYKSLKEKYSKE, from the coding sequence ATGATAATAATAAGATATGTTGAGAGAGGGTTGTTTTTGATTTATTTTGCTTACCTGCTTTTCCAGGTAATTTGGATTATTAGGACAGAGTCTTTAATAAAAGCTTTCCAGATGCCTCTTTTCTATGATTTCATATGGTTTTTAATCTTGTTTGCTATAGTAGATGCTTTGATAGGTTATTTTCAAAGTTTTCTGATGAATTCTATAAAAAAGGCTGATGAGACTATAATAGGTACAATCAGTAGCTATAATAATAGGCTAACCTTGGGCGAATTAGCAACAAAGTTCAAAATGAGCGAAGAAGATTTAGAAAAAATATTTGCAAATATAAACATGCAAGGAGAATACTCCATAAGAATAGATAAGGAGACCAGAATTGTCTCAGTAGTTCCTGTTGTATCATTAGTAGGAGCAGAGACGAAAGAAGAGAAATTACAGAGGCTTGAAGAACTATTTAAAGAAGGAAAGATTTCAGAAAGGACTTATAAATCACTAAAAGAAAAATATTCTAAAGAATAG
- a CDS encoding ThiF family adenylyltransferase: protein MSIRRINKYDINEDVFSRQVLIEGWNQKTIEKGKVFLAGAGALGNEVVKNLVLAGIGKIYIMDFDYVIKANLNRCILFDLEDAELKIPKVEAIAKNIKKILKNINTEIIPINGNLLEIDENEDFLKEVDIYISCLDNVASRLKLNLLSLINNKPLVDGGMEGFEGYVRVVIPGKTACLECDMNKEVVSERISCSGRMLDNGIVLPLSSVSSTTSIIGGVQSQEVFKLLLDKDNSKLKGLAGKILYYMGSVNYISIVEVDRRKDCICNDFY from the coding sequence ATGAGTATAAGGAGAATTAATAAGTATGATATCAATGAAGATGTTTTTAGTAGACAAGTTCTTATAGAGGGATGGAATCAAAAAACCATAGAAAAAGGAAAAGTTTTCTTGGCAGGTGCAGGGGCTCTTGGTAATGAAGTTGTAAAAAATTTAGTTTTGGCGGGAATAGGAAAGATATATATAATGGATTTTGACTATGTAATAAAAGCTAATCTTAATAGATGCATTCTTTTTGATCTTGAAGATGCCGAACTAAAAATTCCAAAAGTCGAGGCTATTGCAAAAAATATAAAGAAGATATTAAAAAACATCAATACTGAAATAATTCCAATTAATGGAAATTTACTAGAAATAGACGAAAATGAAGATTTTTTAAAAGAGGTTGATATATATATTTCTTGTTTAGATAATGTTGCTTCAAGGCTTAAATTAAATCTATTATCCCTGATTAATAATAAACCTTTAGTAGACGGTGGAATGGAAGGTTTTGAGGGATATGTAAGAGTAGTAATTCCGGGAAAAACTGCCTGCTTAGAATGTGATATGAATAAAGAAGTAGTTTCAGAAAGAATTTCCTGCAGTGGAAGAATGCTAGATAATGGAATAGTTCTCCCTCTTTCTTCAGTTTCATCAACTACTTCTATAATTGGGGGGGTTCAATCTCAAGAAGTGTTTAAATTATTATTAGATAAAGATAATAGCAAATTAAAAGGACTTGCTGGTAAAATACTGTACTATATGGGAAGTGTTAACTATATATCAATAGTTGAAGTAGATAGGAGGAAAGATTGCATATGCAACGATTTCTATTAA
- a CDS encoding PRC-barrel domain-containing protein has protein sequence MLRKIRISGQEVFSEEGFVGTVKNVIFVETNTLHAIALLVDINGKDFEIPLPLVKIREGRIVIPSVTRDQMRLIKPSEYESRDILPIRITVLPKAINLIRGEENQQKVTSTIMLDVNDVLLSKCPVCMGKVESIEEFLFCPSCLTPYHESCINELLKSVPNEKCWNCNNVDLVKIAQLNQA, from the coding sequence ATGCTTAGAAAAATCAGGATAAGTGGACAGGAAGTATTTTCAGAAGAAGGGTTTGTAGGTACAGTCAAGAATGTAATATTTGTTGAGACAAATACTCTTCATGCTATCGCTTTACTTGTTGATATTAATGGTAAAGACTTTGAAATCCCACTTCCATTGGTAAAAATAAGAGAAGGCAGAATAGTTATTCCATCAGTTACAAGAGATCAAATGAGATTAATTAAACCTTCTGAATACGAAAGCCGTGATATTCTGCCAATAAGAATAACGGTTCTTCCGAAAGCTATAAATTTGATAAGAGGCGAGGAGAATCAACAAAAAGTTACTTCAACGATTATGCTTGATGTTAACGATGTATTATTATCTAAGTGTCCTGTATGCATGGGAAAAGTTGAATCCATAGAGGAATTTCTATTTTGTCCATCTTGTCTAACTCCTTATCATGAAAGTTGTATTAATGAATTGCTTAAATCTGTCCCTAATGAAAAATGTTGGAATTGCAATAATGTTGATTTAGTCAAAATAGCTCAACTTAACCAGGCCTAA
- a CDS encoding EsaB/YukD family protein, translating to MPESITIVVPTEGKQIEIEVEPYHTPKDIIDLVISQLKLRSGEWVLTLGSKEITSNDTRTLGEIGIRNGDVLHLMPRVIGGMY from the coding sequence ATGCCTGAGTCAATAACTATTGTTGTACCCACGGAAGGAAAACAAATCGAGATAGAAGTTGAACCCTACCATACCCCAAAGGATATAATAGACCTAGTAATAAGTCAGCTTAAGCTGAGAAGTGGTGAATGGGTGTTGACTCTAGGAAGCAAAGAAATTACATCGAATGATACGAGAACACTGGGAGAAATTGGAATAAGAAATGGAGATGTGCTACATTTAATGCCCAGAGTAATAGGAGGAATGTATTAA